In Strigops habroptila isolate Jane chromosome 4, bStrHab1.2.pri, whole genome shotgun sequence, a single genomic region encodes these proteins:
- the PSMA1 gene encoding proteasome subunit alpha type-1 encodes MFRNQYDNDVTVWSPQGRIHQIEYAMEAVKQGSATVGLKSKTHAVLVALKRAQSELAAHQKKILYVDNHIGISIAGLTADARLLCNFMRQECLDSRFVFDRPLPVSRLVSLIGSKTQIPTQRYGRRPYGVGLLIAGYDDMGPHIFQTCPSANYFDCKAMSIGARSQSARTYLERHMTEFTDCNLNELVKHGLRALRETLPAEQDLTTKNVSIGIVGKDMEFTIYDDDDVAPFLEGLEERPQRKPAPPADELAEKAEEPMEH; translated from the exons ATG TTTCGCAACCAGTATGACAATGATGTCACAGTTTGGAGCCCACAG GGCCGAATTCATCAAATAGAATATGCTATGGAAGCTGTGAAACAAGGCTCAGCTACTGTGGGGCTGAAGTCGAAGACTCATGCTGTTCTGGTTGCTCTCAAG AGAGCACAGTCTGAGCTCGCAgctcatcagaaaaaaatcctgtacGTTGACAACCATATTGGTATCTCAATTGCTGGACTTACTGCTGATGCAAGACTCTTGTG caATTTCATGCGTCAGGAGTGTCTGGATTCTAGATTTGTGTTTGATAGACCTCTTCCAGTTTCTCGCCTAGTGTCACTAATTGGAAGCA AAACCCAGATACCAACACAGCGGTACGGCAGGAGACCGTATGGAGTAGGACTGCTCATTGCAGGTTATGAT GATATGGGTCCTCATATCTTCCAGACTTGTCCCTCTGCAAACTATTTTGACTGCAAAGCAATGTCTATTGGTGCTCGTTCACAATCAGCACGAACTTATTTGGAGAGGCACATGACTGAATTTACTGACT gTAATCTAAACGAGCTAGTTAAACATGGACTGCGTGCCCTGAGAGAGACTCTTCCTGCTGAACAGGATCTGACCACCAAG AATGTTTCCATTGGAATTGTTGGCAAAGACATGGAGTTCACCATCTATGACGATGATGACGTAGCACCATTCCTAGAAGGTCTTGAGGAGAGGCCACAGAGAAAG